In Phragmitibacter flavus, one DNA window encodes the following:
- a CDS encoding DUF1501 domain-containing protein yields the protein MSAMTKKMNEDVLSFSRRHFMGRMTTGFTGVALAQLLGRELQAAASASSGWVPGAPQFRPKAKQVLQIFCPGAASHVDLWDYKPELFKRSGEAMPGPAEVSFQGKNGPLMRPPWDFVASGKSGKMISSLLPHMARHVDDMAFVHSMTSRTNTHGPGCVFMNSCFTREGFPSAGSWMSYALGSLNDNLPTFVSVQDVRGEPPNGKANWSNGFLPAQHQAVAMAAQQPLRNLARPGSVSEAEERATRGFLGRMNERHAEMHPGESELRARMSTYELAARMQMAAPEVSDLSREPAHVRKLYGVDDGNALKAAYAKNCLLSRRLLEKGVRYVSLYCSSRASGVDGLLNWDAHRTLKADYERHCPIFDEPTAALLTDLKQRGMLEDVLVIWNTEFGRMPTKQANTDGRDHNPDAFTAWMMGAGVKGGVSYGSTDEFGRKSVVDVATPYDFYATVMHLLGLDHEKVTFYNNGAERRLTDVHGHVIGQVIGG from the coding sequence ATGAGCGCGATGACGAAGAAGATGAATGAAGACGTTTTGAGTTTTAGTCGGCGCCATTTTATGGGTCGGATGACGACGGGGTTTACCGGCGTGGCGCTGGCGCAGTTGCTGGGGCGGGAGTTGCAGGCGGCGGCTTCGGCTTCGTCGGGATGGGTGCCGGGCGCGCCGCAGTTCAGGCCGAAGGCGAAGCAGGTGTTGCAGATTTTCTGTCCGGGGGCGGCTTCGCATGTGGATTTGTGGGATTACAAACCGGAGCTTTTTAAGCGGAGTGGCGAGGCGATGCCGGGTCCGGCGGAGGTGAGTTTTCAGGGGAAGAACGGACCGTTGATGAGGCCGCCTTGGGACTTTGTGGCATCGGGCAAAAGCGGGAAGATGATTTCATCGTTGTTGCCGCACATGGCGAGGCATGTGGATGACATGGCGTTTGTGCATTCGATGACGTCACGGACCAACACGCATGGGCCTGGGTGTGTATTCATGAACTCGTGTTTTACACGGGAGGGATTTCCGAGTGCGGGGTCGTGGATGAGTTATGCGTTGGGGAGTTTGAATGACAATTTGCCGACGTTTGTGTCGGTGCAGGATGTGCGCGGGGAGCCGCCGAACGGTAAGGCGAACTGGTCGAATGGGTTTTTGCCAGCGCAGCATCAGGCGGTGGCGATGGCGGCGCAGCAGCCGTTGAGGAATTTGGCGAGGCCGGGATCGGTGAGTGAGGCAGAGGAGCGGGCGACGCGGGGATTTCTGGGGAGGATGAATGAGCGGCATGCGGAGATGCATCCGGGAGAGAGCGAATTGCGGGCGCGGATGAGCACGTATGAGCTGGCGGCAAGGATGCAGATGGCGGCGCCGGAGGTTTCGGATCTTTCACGCGAGCCGGCGCATGTGCGCAAGTTGTATGGGGTGGATGATGGCAATGCGCTGAAGGCGGCGTATGCGAAGAACTGTTTGTTGTCGCGGCGATTGCTGGAGAAGGGCGTTCGGTATGTGAGTTTGTATTGTTCTTCGCGGGCGTCGGGGGTGGATGGGTTGTTGAATTGGGATGCGCACCGGACCTTGAAGGCGGATTATGAGAGGCATTGTCCGATTTTTGATGAGCCGACGGCGGCGTTGTTGACGGATTTGAAGCAGCGGGGGATGCTGGAGGATGTGCTGGTGATCTGGAATACGGAGTTTGGTCGGATGCCGACGAAACAGGCGAACACGGATGGGCGGGATCACAATCCGGATGCGTTTACCGCATGGATGATGGGGGCCGGAGTGAAGGGCGGGGTGAGTTATGGGAGCACGGATGAGTTTGGGCGGAAGTCAGTGGTGGACGTGGCGACGCCGTATGATTTTTACGCGACGGTGATGCATTTGTTGGGGTTGGATCACGAGAAGGTGACGTTTTACAATAACGGGGCGGAGAGACGGTTGACGGATGTGCATGGGCATGTGATCGGGCAGGTAATAGGGGGATAA